A section of the Nitrospirota bacterium genome encodes:
- a CDS encoding type II toxin-antitoxin system VapC family toxin: protein MKKPQLYLETSVWNFCFADDAPEKKNITLTFFDKIKQGEYDIFISDVVIEEIGRAGENKKQLLLEKISTLSPVRLVVNEQIVGLAQKYISEGVLPSNKIEDAMHAAVATFFEMDALISWNLKHLANLKKMEMINGINMKEGYSKRLELITPMEVSDEEV, encoded by the coding sequence ATGAAAAAACCTCAACTTTATTTAGAAACATCTGTATGGAACTTCTGTTTTGCAGATGACGCTCCAGAGAAGAAAAATATAACCCTGACATTTTTTGACAAAATCAAACAGGGTGAATACGATATATTTATTTCAGATGTTGTTATTGAAGAAATAGGTAGAGCTGGTGAAAACAAAAAGCAATTGCTTTTAGAAAAAATCTCTACCCTCAGTCCTGTCAGACTGGTAGTCAATGAACAAATAGTAGGGCTTGCTCAGAAGTATATCTCAGAAGGGGTGTTACCTTCAAACAAAATTGAGGATGCGATGCATGCAGCCGTTGCTACCTTTTTTGAAATGGATGCTCTGATTAGTTGGAATTTAAAACACTTAGCAAATTTAAAGAAAATGGAAATGATAAATGGAATAAATATGAAAGAGGGATATTCTAAAAGATTGGAATTAATTACCCCTATGGAGGTGTCGGATGAAGAAGTATGA